One genomic segment of Gottschalkia acidurici 9a includes these proteins:
- the ybaK gene encoding Cys-tRNA(Pro) deacylase — translation MMAQVKTNAMRILDSKKIDYKVITYDNKDGKIDGVSVAEKIGKSVESVYKTLVAQGTSKEIYVFIIPVIEELDLKKASKVTGKKKIEMIAVNDITKHTGYIRGGCSPVGMKKLYKTFINNSAESLETIVVSGGKIGIQIELLPNDLLKAIDGKFGDIIK, via the coding sequence ATGATGGCACAAGTGAAGACAAATGCAATGAGAATTTTGGATAGTAAGAAAATAGATTATAAAGTAATTACCTATGATAATAAGGATGGCAAAATAGATGGAGTATCAGTAGCAGAGAAAATAGGAAAAAGTGTAGAAAGTGTATATAAGACGTTAGTTGCACAGGGTACAAGCAAAGAAATCTATGTTTTTATAATACCAGTAATAGAAGAATTAGATCTAAAAAAAGCTTCTAAGGTAACTGGAAAAAAGAAAATAGAAATGATAGCAGTAAATGATATAACAAAACATACAGGGTATATAAGAGGAGGCTGTTCACCTGTTGGAATGAAGAAGCTATATAAAACTTTTATAAACAATAGTGCTGAATCTTTAGAGACAATTGTAGTTAGTGGGGGCAAAATCGGCATTCAAATAGAACTTTTACCGAATGATTTATTAAAGGCGATAGATGGTAAGTTTGGAGATATAATAAAATAA
- a CDS encoding molybdopterin-containing oxidoreductase family protein, which translates to MENTKVNAICGVCPGGCAIEAEVKDGVLVDVKPNKEAPFGTMCIRGKAAAEIVYSKDRINKPLIRIGKRGEGKFREAEWDEALDYVTDKMKELKNKYGAESIISHSGRGVFEQSFSEIDNVLGTKFLWEFGSPNVSSVGSLCYQSFGVFAPMTTYGLMGYNIEPEYENTNLIVIWGANPVTDSPPFSFHQIMKAKEQGKKIIVIDHMKSDIAKRADEWIPIRSGTDGALALGVINVIIQEKLYDKEFIEKWTVGFKELKEYVTKFTPEEVERITKVPKDRVVSLAREIATANHATLRTYTGLEYTNSGVQNIRAVYILWALSGNIDVPGGIYFKPQSVIKKDIKKPSHVKAIGASEYPVFYDLTDDAQFMEFPKAVLDSNPYKIRGLLNIGSSILTSYPQPNIYEKAFKELDLMVVIDRFMTKDALFADVVLPATTHFEIDSYQRYPGYARLRRKVIEPVGQARNDMLILGELANRLGFGHLYPQTEEEIIEKAFSGNPELLKKLRESEDGVEVPIPECKYKKYESGLLRGDGKAGFPTKSGKLEIYSEYLESYGYDPLPKYIEPIESPLKSTDIFKDYPLILNTGARIHSTFRSQHLNIPSLLKLQEKPLALMNPEDAVRRRIENGDRIKVKTKRGEVYFYADVSDKVLPGTVEVNQGGGSPIQVDEWKEGNVNYLTDLKNRDNISGFPVLKALLCEIAKA; encoded by the coding sequence ATGGAAAATACAAAAGTAAATGCAATTTGTGGGGTATGTCCAGGAGGGTGTGCTATAGAAGCTGAAGTAAAAGATGGAGTACTAGTTGATGTAAAACCGAATAAGGAAGCACCTTTTGGTACAATGTGTATACGTGGTAAGGCAGCAGCTGAAATTGTCTATTCTAAAGATAGAATAAACAAGCCATTGATACGTATTGGAAAAAGAGGAGAAGGTAAATTTCGTGAAGCTGAGTGGGATGAAGCACTTGATTATGTTACAGATAAGATGAAAGAACTTAAAAATAAATATGGCGCTGAATCTATAATAAGCCACTCTGGAAGAGGAGTCTTTGAACAATCTTTTTCTGAAATAGATAATGTACTTGGAACAAAGTTTTTATGGGAATTTGGTTCACCTAATGTATCTAGTGTAGGTTCTCTTTGTTATCAATCATTTGGTGTATTTGCACCTATGACAACTTATGGATTAATGGGATACAATATAGAACCAGAGTACGAAAATACTAATTTAATAGTAATATGGGGAGCAAATCCAGTAACTGACTCACCTCCATTTTCATTTCATCAAATAATGAAAGCTAAAGAACAGGGTAAAAAAATAATCGTAATAGACCATATGAAAAGTGATATTGCAAAGAGAGCAGATGAATGGATACCTATAAGATCAGGAACTGATGGAGCATTAGCACTAGGAGTTATTAATGTAATAATTCAGGAAAAATTATATGATAAAGAATTTATTGAGAAATGGACAGTTGGATTTAAAGAATTAAAAGAGTATGTAACTAAGTTTACTCCGGAAGAAGTGGAACGTATAACTAAAGTACCAAAAGACAGAGTAGTTTCTCTAGCAAGAGAAATTGCAACGGCTAATCATGCAACACTACGTACTTATACAGGTCTAGAATATACTAATAGTGGAGTACAAAATATTCGTGCTGTTTATATATTATGGGCATTATCAGGAAATATTGATGTACCTGGAGGTATTTACTTCAAACCACAATCTGTAATAAAAAAGGATATTAAAAAACCAAGTCATGTAAAGGCTATCGGAGCTAGTGAATATCCTGTATTTTACGATTTAACAGATGATGCTCAATTTATGGAGTTTCCAAAGGCAGTTTTAGACAGCAATCCATATAAAATTAGAGGTCTATTGAACATTGGATCATCTATACTTACGTCATATCCACAACCAAATATTTACGAAAAAGCATTTAAAGAATTAGATTTAATGGTTGTAATAGATCGCTTTATGACTAAAGATGCTCTATTCGCTGATGTTGTACTTCCAGCTACAACACACTTTGAAATAGATTCATATCAAAGATATCCAGGATATGCACGTTTACGTCGGAAAGTAATTGAGCCTGTGGGACAAGCTAGAAATGATATGCTAATTCTTGGTGAGTTAGCTAATAGACTAGGTTTTGGACATTTATATCCTCAAACAGAAGAAGAAATTATTGAAAAAGCTTTTTCGGGTAATCCAGAACTACTTAAGAAATTAAGAGAAAGTGAAGATGGAGTTGAAGTACCGATACCTGAATGCAAGTACAAAAAATATGAATCAGGACTGTTAAGAGGAGATGGGAAAGCAGGATTTCCTACAAAGTCAGGAAAGCTAGAGATATACTCTGAATATTTAGAGAGTTATGGTTATGATCCACTACCTAAATATATAGAGCCAATTGAGAGCCCTCTGAAATCTACAGATATATTTAAAGATTATCCTTTAATCTTAAATACTGGTGCTAGGATTCACTCAACATTTCGTTCACAGCATTTAAATATTCCAAGTTTATTAAAGCTTCAAGAGAAACCATTAGCACTTATGAATCCTGAGGATGCTGTAAGAAGGAGAATAGAAAATGGAGATCGTATAAAAGTAAAAACAAAACGTGGAGAGGTATATTTCTATGCAGATGTAAGTGATAAAGTTTTGCCAGGAACAGTAGAAGTTAATCAAGGTGGAGGATCGCCAATTCAAGTGGATGAATGGAAAGAAGGAAACGTAAACTATCTTACTGATTTAAAAAATAGAGATAATATATCAGGGTTTCCAGTTCTTAAAGCTTTGTTGTGTGAAATAGCAAAGGCATAA
- a CDS encoding GNAT family N-acetyltransferase, whose product MCENELSNWLKLADENLVDSIVHRVKSIKSGKLYETENYIIYTIGVDSEDGHLNGAFCFNDDYAEEMLNEAEKFFKTTNFSYSVWIRDHEDYKLEKILKQKGLKPKREPGSSVMIINEKIDLLELPDGFELKRVNSEKEIKDFALVTKNAFDKTDEVIECMFSSNKTLIDSNVISFVIYKNDEPVATALTVMSDRIAGIYWVGTIEDARGQGLGGYIAQVATNIGFELGAEAVILQASAVGERVYNKLGYKKITLYRSYLIK is encoded by the coding sequence GTGTGTGAAAATGAGTTGTCAAACTGGTTAAAACTAGCAGATGAAAATTTAGTAGACTCTATAGTACATAGAGTTAAGAGTATTAAAAGTGGAAAACTATATGAAACTGAAAACTATATAATATATACAATTGGTGTTGATAGTGAAGATGGACACCTTAATGGTGCATTTTGTTTCAATGATGATTATGCAGAAGAGATGCTTAATGAGGCAGAGAAGTTCTTTAAAACTACTAATTTTAGTTATTCAGTTTGGATAAGAGATCATGAAGATTATAAGCTTGAAAAGATACTTAAACAAAAGGGATTAAAACCAAAACGGGAACCAGGATCGTCAGTAATGATAATAAATGAAAAGATAGACTTATTAGAACTACCTGATGGATTTGAACTAAAACGAGTTAATTCGGAAAAGGAAATAAAGGATTTCGCACTAGTAACGAAAAATGCTTTCGATAAAACTGATGAAGTTATAGAGTGCATGTTTAGCTCAAATAAAACACTAATTGATTCTAATGTTATATCTTTTGTAATCTATAAGAACGATGAACCTGTTGCAACTGCATTAACAGTAATGTCAGATCGCATAGCAGGAATTTACTGGGTAGGAACTATTGAAGATGCGAGAGGTCAAGGACTAGGAGGATACATAGCACAAGTAGCTACAAATATAGGATTTGAATTAGGAGCAGAAGCTGTAATTTTACAGGCATCTGCTGTTGGAGAAAGAGTATATAATAAACTAGGATATAAGAAGATTACTTTATATAGGTCATACCTGATTAAGTAA
- a CDS encoding L-cystine transporter, giving the protein MNDTFLILINIAIMIGFIFVLYKMQKKYLSFTKRVMTALVIGIIFGLVLQFIYGVSSDVVKESNNWFSVIGNGYVRLLKMIVMPLIIVSIISAIINLKNESSLKKIGGQIIGALVLLTLVAAIVGVITSFAFGLTAEGLKSGETEISRGEQLEKTLTEYQEGTVQEKLVGVIPTNPFYAMTGQESTATLSVVIFSSFIGIAVLGIKNKRPESAKVFTDFINSIHDVVMRMVTLILRLTPYGVLALMTNVTSTSDFNQILKLLKFVVASYVAIIIMFIIQMIFIALTGLSPIKFIKKSLPVLTFAFTSRTSAGAIPLNIEAQVKKLGVPEAFANLSASFGASIGQNGCAGIYPAMLAIMIAPTVGIDPLSIGFIVKLVLVVAISSFGVAGVGGGATFAALIVLSTMGLPVGLVGLLISIEPLIDMGRTALNVSGSMTAGVITSKLMNEIDVQTYNKEIADTQES; this is encoded by the coding sequence ATGAATGACACTTTTTTAATACTTATTAATATAGCTATTATGATTGGATTTATTTTCGTTCTTTACAAAATGCAAAAGAAATATCTTTCATTTACAAAAAGAGTAATGACTGCTTTAGTAATAGGTATTATATTTGGTTTAGTTTTACAATTTATATATGGGGTATCATCAGATGTAGTTAAGGAGTCTAATAATTGGTTTAGTGTTATAGGTAATGGATATGTAAGACTATTAAAAATGATAGTTATGCCACTTATTATAGTGAGCATTATATCTGCTATAATTAATCTTAAAAATGAAAGTTCTCTTAAAAAAATAGGGGGACAGATTATTGGGGCTTTAGTACTTTTAACTTTAGTTGCTGCAATTGTAGGAGTAATAACTTCATTTGCCTTTGGACTAACAGCAGAAGGACTAAAATCAGGAGAAACAGAGATAAGCAGAGGAGAGCAGCTAGAAAAAACATTAACAGAGTATCAGGAAGGAACTGTTCAGGAGAAATTAGTAGGGGTAATTCCTACAAATCCTTTCTATGCTATGACAGGCCAAGAGAGCACAGCTACTTTATCTGTAGTAATATTTTCAAGTTTTATTGGTATAGCAGTATTAGGAATTAAAAACAAACGACCAGAGTCAGCTAAAGTTTTTACTGATTTTATAAACTCTATTCATGATGTAGTTATGAGAATGGTAACATTAATTTTAAGATTAACACCGTATGGAGTGTTGGCACTTATGACAAACGTGACTTCAACTAGCGATTTTAATCAAATCTTAAAATTACTAAAATTTGTAGTAGCTTCATATGTAGCTATTATTATTATGTTTATAATACAAATGATTTTCATAGCTTTAACAGGATTAAGTCCAATTAAATTTATCAAAAAATCATTACCGGTATTAACATTTGCATTTACTTCACGTACAAGTGCAGGAGCAATACCTCTAAACATAGAGGCTCAGGTTAAGAAACTAGGTGTACCTGAAGCATTTGCTAACTTATCAGCGTCTTTTGGAGCATCTATAGGTCAAAATGGATGTGCAGGAATATATCCTGCAATGTTAGCTATTATGATTGCACCAACAGTAGGTATAGATCCATTAAGTATAGGTTTTATAGTTAAATTAGTATTAGTAGTTGCCATTAGTTCATTTGGAGTAGCAGGAGTAGGTGGTGGAGCAACATTCGCAGCTCTTATTGTACTCTCGACAATGGGATTACCAGTTGGACTTGTAGGTTTACTTATATCTATAGAGCCATTAATAGATATGGGAAGAACAGCATTAAATGTAAGTGGATCAATGACAGCAGGTGTTATAACAAGTAAGCTTATGAACGAAATAGATGTTCAAACTTACAATAAAGAAATTGCTGATACACAAGAATCTTAA
- a CDS encoding zinc-dependent alcohol dehydrogenase, whose translation MKAIVYEGIKDVKVKEVPDPSIEEHDDIIVKVTSTAICGSDLHLVHGFVPDLPKGFVLGHETMGIVEEIGKGVTKVKKGDRVIVPFPVSCGHCWYCDHDLWSQCDNSNENREVGGLIGFGNNFGGYDGGQAEYIRVPYANVGPTVIPEELTDEQVLFLTDILPTSLWGVENGNVKLGDTVVVLGCGPVGLLAQKWAIYKGASRVIAVDYIDYRLKHAKLNNQVEVVNFRDYDNTGEYIKEITNGGADVVIDCVGMDGKMSAIEKVESFLKLQGGSKSAIEIATQAVRKGGTVSMVGVYGARYNNFPLGDFFSRNITLKMGQCPAHSYVDPILKLIKEGKFDATDIITHKLSLSKGEHAYNIFDGKKDNCIKVILKP comes from the coding sequence ATGAAAGCAATAGTTTATGAGGGTATAAAAGATGTAAAAGTAAAAGAGGTTCCAGATCCTTCAATAGAAGAACATGATGATATAATAGTTAAGGTTACTTCAACTGCTATATGTGGTTCTGATTTACATCTAGTTCATGGGTTTGTTCCAGATTTGCCTAAAGGATTTGTACTAGGTCACGAAACTATGGGTATAGTAGAGGAGATTGGGAAAGGAGTAACAAAAGTAAAAAAAGGTGATAGAGTAATTGTTCCGTTCCCTGTGTCTTGCGGTCATTGTTGGTATTGTGATCATGATTTATGGAGTCAGTGTGATAATTCAAATGAAAATAGAGAAGTAGGAGGACTAATTGGATTTGGCAATAACTTTGGTGGATATGATGGAGGTCAAGCAGAGTATATAAGAGTTCCATATGCTAATGTAGGACCAACAGTAATTCCAGAAGAACTAACTGATGAACAAGTGTTATTTTTAACAGATATTCTTCCTACTTCACTATGGGGAGTAGAAAATGGTAATGTAAAGCTAGGGGATACGGTTGTAGTATTAGGATGTGGACCTGTAGGATTATTAGCACAAAAATGGGCTATATATAAAGGCGCTAGTAGGGTAATAGCTGTAGATTATATAGACTATAGATTAAAACACGCAAAGCTTAATAACCAAGTGGAAGTAGTAAACTTTAGGGATTATGATAACACAGGAGAATATATAAAAGAAATTACAAATGGTGGAGCAGATGTTGTCATAGACTGTGTTGGTATGGATGGAAAGATGTCAGCTATAGAAAAAGTTGAGAGTTTTCTGAAGCTTCAGGGTGGATCAAAATCTGCAATTGAAATTGCTACTCAAGCTGTAAGAAAAGGAGGAACTGTTTCAATGGTAGGAGTCTATGGAGCAAGATACAATAATTTTCCACTAGGAGATTTTTTCTCAAGAAACATCACACTTAAAATGGGTCAATGTCCTGCTCATTCTTATGTTGATCCTATATTAAAGCTAATTAAGGAAGGAAAATTTGATGCTACAGATATAATTACTCATAAACTTTCTCTAAGTAAAGGTGAGCATGCATACAATATTTTTGATGGAAAAAAGGATAATTGTATAAAAGTAATACTTAAGCCTTAA
- a CDS encoding 5'-nucleotidase C-terminal domain-containing protein, translating to MYNRSSRIPSFLLALTLLLVYIINFSPSNIVHGEKEVTEITIVHTNDIHGRIKEDNSSIGLIKVDAKIKELKEKHSNRVMILDAGDTLHGLPIIGISKGEAMIDIMNTVNYNAMVPGNHDFNYGKDRLLELSKKANFPIIATNIYKEDGERLFSPYVIKEIDGIRLGIFGLSTPETLYKTNPRNVEGLEIKSPIEEARKIIKELKYKEEVDVVIALTHLGMDKSTESQNRSDELAKQVDGIDIIIDGHSHTTLEQGKKVNDTLIVQTGEYTKNIGTINIKIDKSNGKKKIVSQGKLITKEQTKDLKEDMKLKKVIEKIEKENEKVTSKVVGKSEVMLDGERENVRAKETNLGNLIADSMIDATGADIAITNGGGIRSSIDMGEITKRDIITALPFGNYVVTKEVKGIDILKSLEYGVSDYPNPKGAFPHVGGIKFKIDTSKESGNRVHDVTIKGKKLDLDRKYVLATNDFIAAGGDNYTMFKDYKILNEYLGLDEILTSYIEKKGKINIKVGGRITEATKKTESNHNLEPSINDFSKYNKTFNDIDNSWAKSYIELLSSRNIVRGVDNNNFKPDEKVTRAQFIETLVNSLDLKKGKNKVSFRDIEEKDWYKDHIEIAASIGIVEGYGEDFMPNNYITREEMVTLVTRSLEHMNDSKNYEEKDLSFKDKDSISDWAKSSIKVSVNKELVNGLESDIFLPKEEATKAQSATIIYRMLKYMNKI from the coding sequence GTGTATAATAGGTCATCGAGAATACCAAGCTTTTTATTAGCTCTAACTTTATTGCTGGTGTATATTATTAACTTTAGCCCTAGTAATATAGTGCATGGTGAAAAGGAAGTTACTGAAATAACTATAGTTCATACCAACGATATTCATGGAAGAATAAAAGAAGATAATTCATCTATAGGCTTAATTAAAGTAGATGCAAAGATAAAAGAGCTAAAGGAAAAACATTCTAATAGAGTTATGATATTAGATGCAGGAGATACTTTACATGGTCTTCCTATAATCGGTATTTCAAAGGGAGAAGCAATGATAGATATAATGAACACAGTTAATTACAATGCAATGGTACCTGGAAATCATGACTTTAATTATGGCAAAGATAGACTACTAGAGCTAAGTAAAAAAGCAAACTTTCCAATAATAGCAACGAATATATATAAAGAAGATGGCGAGAGACTATTCAGTCCATATGTGATAAAAGAAATAGATGGAATAAGATTAGGCATATTTGGACTATCTACTCCAGAAACACTGTATAAGACTAATCCTAGGAATGTTGAAGGACTGGAAATCAAAAGTCCAATAGAGGAAGCGAGAAAAATAATAAAAGAGCTAAAATATAAAGAAGAAGTAGATGTAGTTATCGCTTTAACTCATCTGGGTATGGATAAATCAACAGAAAGTCAAAATAGAAGTGATGAACTAGCCAAACAAGTAGATGGAATAGATATAATTATAGATGGTCATAGTCATACGACTTTAGAACAAGGTAAAAAAGTAAATGACACATTAATAGTGCAAACAGGTGAATATACAAAAAACATAGGAACAATAAATATAAAAATAGATAAATCTAATGGGAAAAAGAAGATAGTATCACAAGGTAAATTAATAACTAAAGAACAAACTAAAGATTTAAAAGAAGATATGAAGTTAAAGAAAGTGATAGAAAAAATAGAGAAAGAAAATGAGAAAGTAACGTCTAAGGTAGTTGGAAAATCAGAGGTTATGTTAGATGGAGAGAGGGAAAATGTAAGAGCTAAGGAAACTAACTTAGGAAATTTAATAGCAGATTCAATGATAGATGCTACAGGAGCAGATATAGCCATAACAAATGGTGGTGGAATAAGATCTTCTATAGATATGGGAGAGATTACAAAACGAGATATTATAACTGCCTTACCATTTGGAAACTATGTAGTAACAAAAGAGGTAAAAGGAATAGACATACTTAAATCCCTAGAATACGGAGTGTCAGACTATCCTAATCCTAAAGGTGCATTTCCACATGTAGGAGGAATTAAGTTTAAAATAGATACTTCAAAAGAGTCAGGAAATAGAGTACATGATGTAACTATAAAAGGAAAAAAACTAGATTTAGATAGAAAGTATGTATTAGCTACAAATGATTTTATAGCAGCTGGTGGTGATAATTACACTATGTTTAAAGACTATAAGATACTTAATGAATACTTAGGTTTAGACGAAATATTAACATCTTATATTGAAAAGAAAGGAAAAATCAATATTAAGGTTGGCGGAAGGATAACAGAAGCTACTAAGAAGACTGAATCAAACCATAATTTAGAACCTTCAATAAATGATTTTAGTAAATATAATAAAACATTTAATGATATAGATAATTCATGGGCAAAAAGTTATATTGAGTTATTATCATCTAGGAACATAGTACGCGGAGTTGATAATAATAACTTTAAACCAGATGAAAAGGTCACTAGAGCACAGTTTATAGAAACACTTGTTAATTCATTAGATTTAAAAAAAGGAAAAAATAAAGTCTCGTTTAGAGATATAGAAGAGAAAGATTGGTATAAAGATCATATAGAAATTGCGGCAAGTATAGGAATTGTAGAAGGATACGGCGAAGACTTCATGCCGAACAATTATATAACTAGAGAAGAAATGGTAACATTAGTAACAAGATCACTAGAGCATATGAATGACAGTAAAAATTATGAGGAAAAAGATTTGTCATTTAAAGATAAAGACAGTATATCGGATTGGGCTAAAAGTTCGATAAAGGTATCTGTAAATAAGGAATTGGTAAATGGACTAGAATCAGATATATTTTTACCAAAGGAAGAAGCAACTAAGGCTCAATCTGCCACTATTATATATAGAATGTTAAAGTATATGAATAAAATATAG
- a CDS encoding HPP family protein: MNQFKEKNKQLIGLKAYLKSIRIKNMLWAWIGSFLTISLIGYVHDYLHILSDGAFTMMIASFGASAVMAFGVMESPLAQPKNIICGHMLSAIVGVISYKLFGSHIWLASSVAVSTSIVVMLLTKTLHPPGGATALTAVIGGTNIHNLGYLFPFVPVGVGASVVVLIAMVINNIPKNSKYPNV, from the coding sequence TTGAATCAATTTAAAGAAAAAAACAAACAACTAATAGGATTAAAAGCATATTTAAAAAGCATACGAATTAAAAATATGTTATGGGCTTGGATAGGTTCATTTTTAACAATATCACTAATTGGATATGTACATGATTACCTGCACATTCTTTCTGATGGAGCTTTCACTATGATGATAGCGTCCTTTGGAGCTTCAGCGGTTATGGCATTTGGAGTCATGGAAAGTCCATTAGCTCAACCTAAAAACATAATATGTGGTCATATGTTATCAGCCATAGTAGGAGTAATATCTTATAAACTGTTTGGTAGTCATATATGGCTTGCATCTTCAGTAGCAGTGTCAACATCTATTGTTGTTATGCTACTTACAAAAACTCTTCATCCTCCAGGAGGAGCAACAGCTCTAACTGCAGTGATTGGAGGCACTAATATCCATAATCTAGGTTACCTCTTTCCATTTGTTCCAGTAGGGGTAGGAGCTTCTGTTGTAGTACTCATTGCTATGGTTATAAACAATATTCCTAAAAACAGCAAATATCCAAATGTGTAA
- a CDS encoding C-GCAxxG-C-C family protein → MNKQEVVAKAKSIAEGYFERGEFFCSEAVIHTINELLGWPFPKEITKLASGFPIGMGKSGCVCGAISGGQMALGMVHGRNHGDPMAEEMFPAAAQLHDFIKDTYKSTCCRVLVKGYDFTSPERKKHCIEITGLVAEWIANKLVEDGTVNPDEAYLSKAEA, encoded by the coding sequence ATGAATAAACAAGAAGTTGTTGCAAAAGCAAAAAGTATTGCAGAAGGTTATTTCGAAAGAGGAGAATTTTTCTGCTCTGAAGCAGTTATACACACTATAAATGAATTACTTGGTTGGCCTTTTCCAAAAGAAATAACAAAGTTAGCATCGGGATTCCCTATTGGTATGGGAAAATCAGGCTGTGTATGTGGTGCTATTAGTGGTGGTCAAATGGCTCTAGGAATGGTTCACGGAAGAAATCACGGAGATCCTATGGCTGAGGAGATGTTTCCAGCAGCTGCACAATTACATGACTTTATAAAAGACACTTATAAAAGTACATGTTGTAGAGTGCTTGTTAAAGGCTATGATTTTACTTCTCCAGAAAGAAAAAAACACTGTATTGAAATAACAGGATTAGTCGCAGAATGGATAGCTAATAAGCTTGTAGAAGACGGTACAGTAAATCCTGATGAAGCATATTTAAGTAAAGCTGAAGCTTAG
- a CDS encoding cation diffusion facilitator family transporter — translation MKKNSSVDLKNSEKKILQSMMFVLIVFMFKLVGGIFANSLALLSDSLHLITDFIALIISWIGLKMTSRAASHKYTFGYYRHSILTALINNILLIAISVFILYKAVVRYLNPVPVESTLMIFFSVLGVIVNTLILLILKENNDNINVQSAFLHFVGDIIGDISVLIGATVIYFTGFNMIDTFLSAILSILILRSAIKMSYECIKIFLESAPSDISINEVCREIKSVSKVICVRDIHLWSLSKEVKAMTALVSIDEKDIKASEEIIHEIQHLLKEKFNIVHSTIQIESSPCSSCFHSKPDHRGKCNLCIDSLMKEYDESEDKDNN, via the coding sequence GTGAAAAAGAACTCTTCCGTAGATTTAAAAAATAGTGAAAAAAAGATACTACAATCAATGATGTTTGTATTGATAGTGTTTATGTTTAAACTTGTAGGAGGGATTTTTGCTAACAGTTTAGCACTACTTAGCGACTCTCTCCATTTGATAACTGACTTTATCGCACTGATAATAAGTTGGATTGGGCTTAAGATGACATCTAGAGCCGCCTCACATAAATATACATTTGGATACTATAGACATAGTATTTTGACTGCACTTATTAATAATATATTATTAATAGCAATATCAGTATTTATATTATATAAAGCTGTTGTGAGATATTTAAATCCAGTACCTGTTGAATCAACACTTATGATATTCTTTTCTGTATTAGGGGTTATAGTTAACACTCTTATATTACTAATACTTAAAGAAAATAATGATAATATAAATGTGCAAAGTGCATTTTTACATTTCGTAGGTGATATTATAGGTGATATTTCTGTGCTTATAGGAGCTACAGTAATATACTTTACAGGATTTAATATGATAGATACCTTCCTTAGTGCTATTCTTTCAATACTAATATTAAGAAGTGCTATTAAAATGTCATATGAATGTATAAAGATTTTTTTAGAGTCAGCACCAAGTGATATATCAATTAATGAAGTTTGTAGAGAAATAAAATCAGTTTCTAAAGTTATATGTGTAAGAGATATTCACTTATGGAGTCTTTCTAAAGAGGTAAAGGCTATGACGGCTCTTGTATCTATTGATGAAAAAGATATAAAAGCTTCTGAAGAAATTATTCATGAAATTCAACATCTGTTAAAGGAAAAGTTTAATATAGTTCATTCTACTATACAAATAGAAAGTTCACCATGTAGTAGTTGTTTTCATAGCAAACCTGATCATAGGGGAAAATGCAACTTGTGCATTGATTCACTTATGAAAGAATATGATGAAAGTGAAGATAAGGATAATAATTGA